GCCCTCATCTTTCGACCTGAGGACCACGTTGGCACAGTGGTAGAGCACCCTAGGATCGTGCGGTGAGATGCGGATCGGCGAATTCCACTGGAACCGGTAGCGCAGGTCCTGCGCCTGCTGGCCGACCGCCATCTGCGGCCACGACATGACCTCCTGCTCGTGCTCGACGGAGCGGTCACGGCGGCCGATCGATCCACCGTAGCAGCCGCCGTAGGTAATGTTCGGGTTTCGCGGATCGACCACCACCGTCGCCGATTCACAGCCCGCTGGCGGGTACCAGTCGCGCCAGGCGATGCCACCCGGAGAGCGGCTCGGGATCGCGACCGCCGTGTTGTCCTGCTGGCCGCCGTAGAGCCAGTACGGATATTGATCATCGACGGTGACGCGGTACATCTCGGACGTGGGCTGGTTCTGCTGCGTCGACCAGGTTCGCCCGCCGTTGAAGCTGATGTTGGCGCCGCCGTCGTTGGCCTGGATCATGATCGAAGGATCGTTGGGATTGATCCACAGGGCGTGGTTGTCACCGTGCGGAACCCTGATCGGTCGGAAGCTCGTGCCGCCATCGACCGACCGCCAGAACATCACATTGAGGATGTAAACGGTGTTCGCGTCCTTTGGGTCCGCTTCGAGGTGGGTGTAGTACCACGCACGCTGGCGCAGCTCGCGGTCCGAGGACACCAGCCGGAACTTCCGGCCCCCGCTATCCGAGCGGAAGAGGCCGCCATCCTCGTGCTCGACCAGCGCCCACACACGGTTCGGTGCGGCAGGAGAAACCGTCACCGCTATCCGGCCCTTGATACCCTCGGGCAAGCCCTCCGTCAGCTCGACCCAGGTGTTCCCGCCGTCCGAGGTCTTGTAGATTCCACTGCCCGGTCCGCCCGATATCATGGTCCAGGGTTTCCGCTCGGCTTCCCAGATGGCGGCATACAGAACGCGTGGGTTCGAGGCGTCCATCGACAGGTCCACCGCGCCCGCCCTGTCCGACACGAACAACACCTTCGACCAGGTCAGGCCACCATTGGTCGATCGGTAGACCCCGCGCTCGGCGTTGGGCCCGAAGATGTGACCGAGGACCGCCGCATAGACGATATCGGGGTCGGTCGGATGCACCACGATGCGTCCGATCTGGCCGGCCTCGGGAAGACCGATGTGGCGCCACGAATCGCCCGCATCGGTCGACTTGTAGATTCCGTCACCCGCTGACACGTTGCCGCGCGGACATGCCGACCCGGTGCCGACGTAGATCACGTTGGGATCAGATGGCGCCACCGCGATGGCGCCGATCGAGGCGGAGCCGAAGGCGTCGCCATCCCTCTTCCGCCACTGGGTCTCGGTAGTCGGAAGGCCGCCGATCGGCTCGCGCAGCAGGCCGAGCTCGGCCAGCACGGGATCGACCTCACCCATGATTACCGGATTCGGCGGAGGTTCGAGCTCGCGCACGGAGTCCGAAACGTTCCGCCACGTAGTGCCGGCATCGGTCGTTTTCCACACGCCGCCGCCGGTCGAGCCCATGTAATAGGTCATCGGATCACCGGCGACACCAGCCACCGCGGTCACCCGACCGCCTCGAAATGGTCCGACCAGACGGTACGAGAGTGAGTTGAAGAGAGTGTCGTCGTCGGCAAACCCCGGAACAACCGCTGCTGCAATCAGAGACAGAAAAATGATCGACCTTGGCTTCATGCAGGCCCCCCAGCGAGTATTGCAGGGGCGAGGATAGCAGGGAGAAGGAATTAGGAATGAGGAATGAGGAATGAGGAATTCAGAATGTCGTCCATTCACCTGAGGAAGAGGTGCGGAGGGGGTGGGCTGATTCGCCTCTTCTTCTTTTCGTCTATTCTGCTCGCTGATCGCCGGCTGCTGGCTGACGGTCACACCATCCGGATCAAGGGACTGCCGCGCGGTGGGCGGTTCGCGGCCGGAGCTGGCGCTCGCCGACCGCCTGGCGATTACGCAACCACATTACGACTCCGGGATTCCCGCGCGTGCTGCAGAAAGTGAGATCGTTGTCTCCCGCGCCATCACCGTCCGAGTCGAAGAGGAAGGTATCGAGGAAAACCTGTTCGAGCCTCGAGGTCACCACGTCGTGTGGCGGCTCCGGATCGACGACGGATACCGAAAGTTCGTCGCCCTCCAGCTGGACCGTGGCGTGCGTCACCACACCTTCGTAATCCGTCACTTCGAAATCTCCGACGTAGCTCCTCCAGGTCGAGGGAGGAGTCGTCAGATCGGGTGGTTCAACCGGCGCCGGATCGAGCACCTCGTCGACGATGCAATAGGCAGCTGTGGTGAGAGACGAGGTCACGTTGGTGAGGAGGGCCACGACAAATCGTCGATCCGGCACCCACAACAGATAGGTTCCGTAACCCGCGACGTTGCCCCCGTGCTGGCGAACGTCGAGGCCGTTGTATGTTTCGATCATGACGCCGAAGCCGTAGTACTGGTCCGGCCTGTAATGCATCCACTGCTGGGGATGCTGCATCGCATGGGTCGATGCCCACGAAAGCACCGCCCCGCCTCCGTCGGTGAGCAACAATGCCCAACGCGCCAGATCTCGAACCGTCGAGAAGGCAAAGCCGGCAGGTCCGGCGGCCCACAGATCGTTGTCGTGGGGTCCAACGAC
This portion of the Acidobacteriota bacterium genome encodes:
- a CDS encoding glycosyl hydrolase, which produces MKPRSIIFLSLIAAAVVPGFADDDTLFNSLSYRLVGPFRGGRVTAVAGVAGDPMTYYMGSTGGGVWKTTDAGTTWRNVSDSVRELEPPPNPVIMGEVDPVLAELGLLREPIGGLPTTETQWRKRDGDAFGSASIGAIAVAPSDPNVIYVGTGSACPRGNVSAGDGIYKSTDAGDSWRHIGLPEAGQIGRIVVHPTDPDIVYAAVLGHIFGPNAERGVYRSTNGGLTWSKVLFVSDRAGAVDLSMDASNPRVLYAAIWEAERKPWTMISGGPGSGIYKTSDGGNTWVELTEGLPEGIKGRIAVTVSPAAPNRVWALVEHEDGGLFRSDSGGRKFRLVSSDRELRQRAWYYTHLEADPKDANTVYILNVMFWRSVDGGTSFRPIRVPHGDNHALWINPNDPSIMIQANDGGANISFNGGRTWSTQQNQPTSEMYRVTVDDQYPYWLYGGQQDNTAVAIPSRSPGGIAWRDWYPPAGCESATVVVDPRNPNITYGGCYGGSIGRRDRSVEHEQEVMSWPQMAVGQQAQDLRYRFQWNSPIRISPHDPRVLYHCANVVLRSKDEGRSWEEISGDLTSNDPLKQGYAGAPITRDNTGVEVFGTIFAFEESPHRAGLLWAGSDDGRVHISDDDGASWRDITPSGMPERGTVNMIELSAHDAGRAFIAVHRYREDDFRPYIFRTDNYGKSWKRLADGNNGIPADHFVRVVREDPDRKGLLYAGTEFGMYISFDDGANWKPFQLNLPITPITDLAVKRGDLVVATQGRSFWILDDLSVLHQINADVEDAEYHLFDPRPVVRWVDQSGGGSRGAVGQNPPFGAIIHYKLPEGLDGEDAEEVKLEILDAGGEVLRTLSSKTPERRAPSPFRKFFPELAEPPLLDAHAGANRYVWNLALADAGLVDDAVLWGWPGGPTVPPGTYQARLTVGEWTDTATFEVIPDPRLDVSREDMIANFELAEAIWKELTRSHDAISRIRNLREQVNAVAGRTDDEAIIEAAASMSSALTAIEEKLHQTRAESSQDILNFPPQIDNQLLYLQGVVESAEGSPTESARQRFEELRSALDTYVAELDVMVADQLPEFERLIEAAGVSHIVLGDGD